One window of the Natrinema sp. CBA1119 genome contains the following:
- a CDS encoding AMP-binding protein, with product MSRDATLWSTAYERFGIPETLEPYPDEPVHRFLENAAADHPEQGIIQHGERYTYPELLADVERLATALRERGVEKGSRVATILPTSAQFVVASNAISRAGGVHIPNDFLDAEDSLAYRLEQGDPEVLIGHDEHLELVRSLADDLDLDDVILTSLDDYSADPPGDHETIDGAEWLPDVIEAAERAPPSIDFDVETDVHTLLFTGGTTGLPKGCLLTHRNLVANALQGVAAQSQLAEMMRGSEAAVMALPMYHSYGYSITNSLLELALDLLVVPDARNTAQMSELVETHDPLIMFGVPTQFMELVDEELSAEVLGISGSAPLASETKSEFERESGGVSQGYGLSEMSPITHFNIHGVHGFLTGSSDDDGLDQPTIGIPVPDTDVKLRDVDTGEEIPLEAAAADGLEGEMLVNGPQRMKGYLDEDRDPFDDEGYVATGDIAKVDSAGRFYVVDRVKHMINVSGLKVYSEEVDEVLYALEGVKRPATVGVPDPERPGSERVRIFIEPEPNADLTEADVIDHLEGNVPQHAMPSRVTFVESIPLTDIEKTDKEALRERATADAAD from the coding sequence ATGTCCCGAGACGCGACACTCTGGTCGACGGCCTACGAACGGTTCGGCATTCCCGAGACGCTCGAGCCGTATCCCGACGAACCGGTCCACCGATTCCTCGAGAACGCCGCGGCCGACCACCCGGAACAGGGGATCATCCAGCACGGCGAGCGGTACACCTATCCGGAGCTACTCGCGGACGTCGAACGCTTGGCGACGGCGCTGCGCGAGCGCGGCGTCGAGAAGGGGAGCAGGGTCGCGACGATCCTGCCGACGTCCGCCCAGTTCGTCGTCGCCTCGAACGCCATCTCGCGGGCCGGCGGCGTCCACATTCCGAACGATTTCCTCGACGCCGAGGACTCGCTCGCCTACCGGCTCGAGCAGGGCGACCCGGAGGTCCTGATCGGCCACGACGAACACCTCGAACTGGTGCGCTCGCTCGCGGACGACCTCGACCTGGACGACGTCATCCTCACGTCGCTGGACGACTACTCGGCCGATCCACCGGGCGACCACGAGACGATCGACGGAGCGGAGTGGCTGCCGGACGTTATCGAAGCGGCCGAGCGAGCACCCCCGAGTATCGACTTCGACGTCGAGACGGACGTTCACACGCTGCTGTTCACCGGCGGCACGACCGGTCTCCCGAAGGGGTGTCTGCTGACCCACCGCAACCTCGTGGCCAACGCGTTGCAGGGCGTCGCCGCGCAGTCCCAGCTGGCGGAGATGATGCGCGGCAGCGAGGCGGCGGTGATGGCGCTGCCGATGTATCACTCGTACGGCTACTCGATCACCAACAGCCTGCTCGAGCTCGCGCTCGACCTCCTGGTCGTTCCCGACGCGCGGAACACGGCCCAGATGAGCGAACTGGTCGAGACGCACGACCCGCTGATCATGTTCGGGGTTCCGACCCAGTTCATGGAACTCGTCGACGAGGAGCTGTCGGCGGAGGTACTCGGTATCTCCGGCTCCGCACCCCTGGCGAGCGAGACGAAATCGGAGTTCGAGCGCGAGTCCGGCGGCGTCTCTCAGGGGTACGGGCTCTCCGAGATGTCCCCGATCACGCACTTCAACATCCACGGCGTCCACGGGTTCCTGACCGGTTCGTCGGACGACGACGGCCTCGATCAGCCGACCATCGGCATCCCCGTCCCGGACACGGACGTCAAGCTCCGCGACGTCGACACCGGCGAGGAGATCCCGCTCGAGGCGGCCGCGGCCGACGGGCTCGAGGGCGAGATGCTGGTGAACGGCCCCCAGCGGATGAAGGGGTACCTCGACGAGGACAGGGACCCCTTCGACGACGAGGGGTACGTCGCCACCGGCGACATCGCGAAAGTCGATTCGGCGGGGCGGTTCTACGTCGTCGATCGCGTCAAACACATGATCAACGTCTCGGGGCTGAAGGTCTACTCCGAGGAAGTCGACGAGGTCCTGTACGCGCTCGAGGGGGTCAAACGACCCGCGACGGTCGGCGTCCCCGATCCGGAGCGGCCGGGCAGCGAACGGGTCCGGATCTTCATCGAACCGGAACCGAACGCCGACCTGACCGAGGCGGACGTGATCGACCACCTCGAGGGGAACGTGCCACAGCACGCGATGCCCTCGAGGGTGACGTTCGTCGAGTCGATCCCGCTGACCGACATCGAGAAGACGGACAAGGAGGCGCTTCGCGAGCGCGCGACGGCGGACGCGGCCGACTGA
- a CDS encoding SDR family NAD(P)-dependent oxidoreductase translates to MDFGLDDKTALVTGAGGRIGSVDCEVLAAEGTDVIALDVDIDAAETVVDDIEDAGGTARALECDLTDRDAIAETVSAIDEDVGGIDVLINNAGLVDARDRIEEFDDEIWDRDIAVNLTGTYNVTRAVYPGMKEREWGRIITMSSVAGWQGGFGQASYSATKSALIGFGKTLALEGAQHGITSNVVAPSIVVGALADLPIDQLEGVDEHFARIAKATPMRRLGREEDVANLIAYLCSEQAEYITGQVVGVTGGVDLFSF, encoded by the coding sequence ATGGACTTCGGACTGGACGACAAGACCGCGCTCGTCACGGGGGCGGGCGGTCGGATCGGCAGCGTTGACTGCGAGGTGCTCGCCGCGGAAGGCACCGACGTAATCGCGCTGGACGTCGACATCGATGCCGCCGAAACGGTCGTCGACGACATCGAAGACGCGGGCGGGACAGCCCGTGCGCTCGAGTGCGACCTGACCGATCGCGACGCGATCGCGGAGACGGTTTCGGCGATCGACGAGGACGTCGGCGGCATCGACGTGTTGATCAACAACGCGGGGCTGGTCGATGCCCGCGACAGGATCGAGGAGTTCGACGACGAAATCTGGGATCGCGACATCGCGGTCAACCTGACGGGGACCTACAACGTCACCCGCGCGGTCTACCCCGGGATGAAAGAGCGGGAGTGGGGGCGCATCATCACCATGTCCTCGGTCGCCGGCTGGCAGGGCGGCTTCGGTCAGGCCTCCTACAGCGCGACGAAGTCCGCGCTGATCGGCTTCGGCAAGACGCTCGCCCTCGAGGGAGCCCAGCACGGCATCACGAGCAACGTCGTCGCCCCGAGCATCGTCGTCGGCGCGCTCGCGGACCTGCCGATCGACCAGTTAGAGGGGGTCGACGAGCACTTCGCCCGGATCGCGAAGGCCACGCCGATGCGCCGGCTGGGACGGGAGGAAGACGTCGCGAACCTGATCGCGTATCTCTGCTCCGAACAGGCCGAATACATCACGGGGCAGGTCGTCGGCGTCACCGGCGGCGTGGACCTCTTTAGTTTCTAA